From Geotalea uraniireducens Rf4:
CCGACAGTCATTATCTTGCTGTTCTGGATCTGTACGGTGAGGGGGGTAAGACCGATATTGGCATGGTAGTACTGACCGCTCGTTGCAAATTTGACCCGGCCGTAAAAAGTCTGGACATCCACCTCTTCAAGGGCCTTGATAAGTTTTGCCCGCATACTTTCGGACATGCCGGGTGTCGCGCCTATCTTCTGCAGCGCTACCTGGAAGGCGATGCCGGCAGCCGAGCAGCCGCCCTGGGTGTAGTCGCCGGGATTGTTGAAGGCCTTCCTGGAGGCAGCTGAATAGGCGGCTGCAGTCGGCCAAAGGATCTTGCTCTTGGTGTTGGCGGTTGAGGTCCAGCAGGTCGTGCCGAAGATCTGCTCGGAATCCTTGCCCACGGCATCAATGAAGGCCTTCTCGGTGATGCCGCAATGCATTAAGAGGGCTTTGGGCGTATAGCCGATCTGGCGAAGGGCTTTGACCATCTTGACATGCTCTTCGTCGTGACCGCCGAAAGCAACGACATCCGGTTTCATCCCGCGGATGGCGGAAAGGAGCGGGGTCATATCCTGACCGGAGGGGACGATGCTGAATTTGACCACTTTCAGCCTTGCCGCTTCTGCCGCTGCCTTGTATGCCTCAGCGGTAGCCTTGGAAAAGGCGTCATTGGAGCCGATGATAGCGATGGTCTTCGGCGCCGGCTTCAGTTCGGTCAAGGTCTTGATGGAAGCAGCGCCGGTGAAGTTGATCGGCGGGATGGTGCCGAACGTATAGTAGAATTTGTTGGTCCAGATGA
This genomic window contains:
- a CDS encoding amino acid ABC transporter substrate-binding protein, translating into MKRGVLFVMALICTLMLVTPLFAQEARNYFKVGVITELSGDLATGGNITKRGYDLWAQEVNAKGGIVIKGKKYPVKLVYADAQSNPAAGAAAAERLITQENVDFILGPYSSGVTLAVAPVVDKYKVPMITGSAESPLIWTNKFYYTFGTIPPINFTGAASIKTLTELKPAPKTIAIIGSNDAFSKATAEAYKAAAEAARLKVVKFSIVPSGQDMTPLLSAIRGMKPDVVAFGGHDEEHVKMVKALRQIGYTPKALLMHCGITEKAFIDAVGKDSEQIFGTTCWTSTANTKSKILWPTAAAYSAASRKAFNNPGDYTQGGCSAAGIAFQVALQKIGATPGMSESMRAKLIKALEEVDVQTFYGRVKFATSGQYYHANIGLTPLTVQIQNSKIMTVGPKASLEAPAQYPMKDWKSR